The Xyrauchen texanus isolate HMW12.3.18 chromosome 38, RBS_HiC_50CHRs, whole genome shotgun sequence genome window below encodes:
- the mfsd1 gene encoding major facilitator superfamily domain-containing protein 1 isoform X1 produces the protein MAERREHQNLLNEEDEDHYQNSMNPVCDPNHLLHRIVVLIFMCFLGFGSYFCYDNPAALQTQVIQDMNLNTASFMQLYAWYSWPNVVLCFLGGFLLDRVFGIRLGTIIFALFVLLGQIIFAAGALANHFWLMEAGRFVFGIGGESLAVAQNTYAVNWFKGKELNLVFGLQLSMARLGSTVNMNIIGWVYGRIQTMTGSAGHTTLGITLMISACTCLFSLVCALVLGFLDRRAARILNKEQGKTGEVIKLTDVKDFPVSLWLIFIICVGYYVAIFPFIGLGQVFFIEKFTFTPVQARAINSVVYIISAPASPLLGFLVDKTGRNVMWVLLAVITTLISHMMLAFTLWNPWIAMSILGLSYSLLACALWPMVAFVVAEHQLGTAYGFMQSIQNLGLALISMAAGSILDNKGYLFLEVFFIACVCFALIAVVLLYLYDYIKEGELNLSASTRAKNTKALSESSE, from the exons ATGGCAGAGAGACGCGAGCATCAGAATCTCCTCAATGAAGAAGATGAAGATCATTACCAGAACTCAATGAATCCGGTGTGTGATCCGAATCATCTGCTGCACCGGATAGTCGTTCTCATCTTCATGTGTTTTCTGGGCTTcg GCAGTTACTTCTGTTATGATAATCCAGCTGCTCTTCAAACTCAAGtcatacag gATATGAATCTGAACACAGCGTCGTTCATGCAGCTGTACGCGTGGTACTCATGGCCCAATGTTGTTCTGTGTTTTCTGGGTGGCTTTCTGTTGGACCGGGTGTTTGGCATCAG GTTGGGGACAATAATCTTTGCACTGTTTGTGTTGTTAGGACAG ATAATATTTGCGGCTGGCGCACTGGCTAATCATTTCTGGTTGATGGAAGCGGGGCGTTTTGTTTTCGG TATTGGCGGTGAGTCACTGGCTGTTGCTCAGAACACGTATGCTGTGAACTGGTTTAAAGGAAAAGAACTGAACCTCGTGTTTGGTCTACAGCTCAGCATGGCCAGACTG GGCAGTACAGTGAACATGAACATCATCGGTTGGGTGTATGGCCGCATTCAGACTATGACGGGCTCTGCTGGACACACAACACTGGGAATAACACTCATGATCT CGGCATGCACGTGTCTCTTCTCTCTCGTCTGCGCTCTGGTTCTGGGGTTTCTGGACAGACGGGCTGCGAGGATACTGAACAAAGAGCAGGGCAAGACCG gtgaagTGATCAAGCTGACTGATGTGAAGGATTTCCCCGTCTCCCTGTGGCTCATCTTCATCATCTGTGTGGGATATTACGTGGCCATATTCCCATTTATCGGACTGGGACA AGTTTTCTTCATAGAGAAGTTCACTTTCACTCCTGTCCAGGCCAGAGCTATcaacag TGTCGTGTACATCATCTCGGCTCCTGCATCGCCTCTGTTGGGCTTTCTGGTCGATAAGACGGGCAGGAACGTCATGTGGGTTCTACTGGCTGTCATTACCACGCTCATCTCTCACATGATGCTGGCATTTACCCTCTGGAACCCCTGGATCGCCATG TCTATCTTAGGTCTGTCGTACTCTCTGTTGGCTTGTGCTCTCTGGCCGATGGTGGCATTTGTTGTAGCAGAACATCAGTTGGGAACTGCATACGGATT TATGCAGTCCATACAAAACTTGGGTCTGGCCCTCATCTCCATGGCAGCAGGATCAATCTTAGACAACAAAGGTTACCTTTTCCTTGAGGTGTTCTTCATTGCCTGTGTTTGTT TCGCTCTGATTGCTGTGGTGTTGCTGTATCTCTATGATTATATCAAAG AGGGGGAGCTGAACCTGTCTGCGTCAACACGAGCCAAAAACACCAAAGCTTTATCTGAGTCTTCTGA GTGA
- the mfsd1 gene encoding major facilitator superfamily domain-containing protein 1 isoform X2: MAERREHQNLLNEEDEDHYQNSMNPVCDPNHLLHRIVVLIFMCFLGFGSYFCYDNPAALQTQVIQDMNLNTASFMQLYAWYSWPNVVLCFLGGFLLDRVFGIRLGTIIFALFVLLGQIIFAAGALANHFWLMEAGRFVFGIGGESLAVAQNTYAVNWFKGKELNLVFGLQLSMARLGSTVNMNIIGWVYGRIQTMTGSAGHTTLGITLMISACTCLFSLVCALVLGFLDRRAARILNKEQGKTGEVIKLTDVKDFPVSLWLIFIICVGYYVAIFPFIGLGQVFFIEKFTFTPVQARAINSVVYIISAPASPLLGFLVDKTGRNVMWVLLAVITTLISHMMLAFTLWNPWIAMSILGLSYSLLACALWPMVAFVVAEHQLGTAYGL, translated from the exons ATGGCAGAGAGACGCGAGCATCAGAATCTCCTCAATGAAGAAGATGAAGATCATTACCAGAACTCAATGAATCCGGTGTGTGATCCGAATCATCTGCTGCACCGGATAGTCGTTCTCATCTTCATGTGTTTTCTGGGCTTcg GCAGTTACTTCTGTTATGATAATCCAGCTGCTCTTCAAACTCAAGtcatacag gATATGAATCTGAACACAGCGTCGTTCATGCAGCTGTACGCGTGGTACTCATGGCCCAATGTTGTTCTGTGTTTTCTGGGTGGCTTTCTGTTGGACCGGGTGTTTGGCATCAG GTTGGGGACAATAATCTTTGCACTGTTTGTGTTGTTAGGACAG ATAATATTTGCGGCTGGCGCACTGGCTAATCATTTCTGGTTGATGGAAGCGGGGCGTTTTGTTTTCGG TATTGGCGGTGAGTCACTGGCTGTTGCTCAGAACACGTATGCTGTGAACTGGTTTAAAGGAAAAGAACTGAACCTCGTGTTTGGTCTACAGCTCAGCATGGCCAGACTG GGCAGTACAGTGAACATGAACATCATCGGTTGGGTGTATGGCCGCATTCAGACTATGACGGGCTCTGCTGGACACACAACACTGGGAATAACACTCATGATCT CGGCATGCACGTGTCTCTTCTCTCTCGTCTGCGCTCTGGTTCTGGGGTTTCTGGACAGACGGGCTGCGAGGATACTGAACAAAGAGCAGGGCAAGACCG gtgaagTGATCAAGCTGACTGATGTGAAGGATTTCCCCGTCTCCCTGTGGCTCATCTTCATCATCTGTGTGGGATATTACGTGGCCATATTCCCATTTATCGGACTGGGACA AGTTTTCTTCATAGAGAAGTTCACTTTCACTCCTGTCCAGGCCAGAGCTATcaacag TGTCGTGTACATCATCTCGGCTCCTGCATCGCCTCTGTTGGGCTTTCTGGTCGATAAGACGGGCAGGAACGTCATGTGGGTTCTACTGGCTGTCATTACCACGCTCATCTCTCACATGATGCTGGCATTTACCCTCTGGAACCCCTGGATCGCCATG TCTATCTTAGGTCTGTCGTACTCTCTGTTGGCTTGTGCTCTCTGGCCGATGGTGGCATTTGTTGTAGCAGAACATCAGTTGGGAACTGCATACGGATT GTGA